The DNA segment CAGGTCTTTATGTGTGTTTTTTACTCGTCGAAATCTGGGTACAGCTCCAGTTCGGCAAACTCGGTGTCGTTCATAGCTTGGAGTTTACCCAGGGCGCTGTCCGTCAGTTCCCGCAGCTCGGCTTCCTCCGGCGAAAGC comes from the Eubacteriaceae bacterium Marseille-Q4139 genome and includes:
- a CDS encoding transposon-transfer assisting family protein, with amino-acid sequence MNNFTFEETNLLCIYNTGSRTGLIDALTEMRGELSPEEAELRELTDSALGKLQAMNDTEFAELELYPDFDE